One Synechococcus sp. MU1617 genomic window, TGCTGGGCCTTCTCCTGCCCCTTCTGCTCATGGCAACGCCTGCCCAGGCCCTTGACACCTCAGCTGGGGTGGGGCTGCAGGACCGGGCCCTGTTCCAGGAAAAAGTGGATTACACGCTCACCAACCAGAGCAACGGTGACTTCGAGGGGCAGAACCTGGCCAACACATCCTTTGCCGGAGCTGTGGGCCGCGGAGCGAATTTCCGGGGCGCCAACCTGCATGGCGCGATCCTCACCCAAGGGGCCTTCGCCGAGGCTGATTTCCAAGGCGCTGACCTCTCCGATGCCCTGATGGATCGCGCTGACTTTGTCGCCACCGATCTACGCAATGCCGTCCTAACCGGGATCATTGCTTCGGGCAGCAGCTTCAGCAACGCTCAGATCGAGGGGGCTGACTTCACTGACGCCCTGCTCGATCGTGATGATCAACGCCGGCTATGCGGCGAGGCCGATGGCATCAACCCCAGCACGGGAGTCGCCACCTTCGACAGTCTTGGCTGCTGATCCTCAGGAGCGCTCCTCCCAACCCCGAAGCTTGCCTGGATTGAGCAGACCGGCAGGATCAAAGCGCTGCTTGGCCGCCACCTGATCGGCATCGATGACGCCAAGGCCGCCGTCTTCCACAGTGATCACGTGGGGGTTGAACAGCACGGCACCCGCGGCCCTGCAGTCGTCCATCAACCGGTTCAGCTGATCTGCTCCCTGCCAACGCACCAACGGCAGAGCAGCCAGGCGGGGACAGCCCTGCTGTCGCACAAGCTCGAGATGCCAGACCAGGGCATCACCCCAGCGCTGCTTCAGTGCCGCCATCGCAGGGGCCTCCGGTTGCGGCAACAGCATCTGCAGGTAGGTCCATCCCGGCTCGGAGGCCCGCACATGCAGGGTGGTGTGATTCCAGCTCAGCTCGCGCAAGCCATTGCCCCCGGAGAGATCCTCAGGGCCGAGATCCCGCAGGCTGGCCCCGGCTGACTGAACCATCCTTTGCAAGCTTTTGAGCCCATCGGGTGCGACGAGCAACAGCAGCCGGTGGGCTGAGACGGCAGGACCACCCCAGCCGGGCATCCGCGACAGCAGCGGCTGTTCCAGCAGGCTCGCCAAATGGAGATCCAAGGCCGAGGCAGCGATCCTCTGCATCAGCTCAATTGCCTGCTCCCAGTGCTCGCAGTCCACACTCACCTGGTGCCAGTTGACCGCTGGAGCTGTGGCCAGGCTGAGGGCCGTGATGATGCCGTTGGTGCCGTAGGCATGGTTCAAGGCCTCGGCATCCATCTCGCCGAGTTGATGGCGCTGGGCATCGGGGCGTAGAGGCACAATCTCCAACCCGAGGAGATGGCCTGGATCCCGCAGAAAGCCCCAGCGCAGCGAACCGATGCCCCCAGATCCCCCTGCAACAAAGCCACCAATAGTGGCGCTGCGCCAGGTGCTGGGCATCAAGCGCAGCTGGCGTCCATGCCGGCGCAACTCCTGATCCAGATCACGCATCACACAGCCCGGTTCCACGGTCACCACCCCAGTGATCGGATCAATCGAACGGATCTGCCGCAGGGCCGTGGTGAGCATCACAACGCCGCCCTGCAGAGGCACACACTGGCCGTAGTTCCCCGTCCCGGAACCACGCAGGG contains:
- a CDS encoding pentapeptide repeat-containing protein, with the translated sequence MATPAQALDTSAGVGLQDRALFQEKVDYTLTNQSNGDFEGQNLANTSFAGAVGRGANFRGANLHGAILTQGAFAEADFQGADLSDALMDRADFVATDLRNAVLTGIIASGSSFSNAQIEGADFTDALLDRDDQRRLCGEADGINPSTGVATFDSLGC
- a CDS encoding FAD-binding oxidoreductase, giving the protein MGRAEALIALRQALSVVPDLELLEEPGELQRHSRDAFEYSPVLTPRLEACRAELVVRPGSVDAVERLASACAEHQIPLTLRGSGTGNYGQCVPLQGGVVMLTTALRQIRSIDPITGVVTVEPGCVMRDLDQELRRHGRQLRLMPSTWRSATIGGFVAGGSGGIGSLRWGFLRDPGHLLGLEIVPLRPDAQRHQLGEMDAEALNHAYGTNGIITALSLATAPAVNWHQVSVDCEHWEQAIELMQRIAASALDLHLASLLEQPLLSRMPGWGGPAVSAHRLLLLVAPDGLKSLQRMVQSAGASLRDLGPEDLSGGNGLRELSWNHTTLHVRASEPGWTYLQMLLPQPEAPAMAALKQRWGDALVWHLELVRQQGCPRLAALPLVRWQGADQLNRLMDDCRAAGAVLFNPHVITVEDGGLGVIDADQVAAKQRFDPAGLLNPGKLRGWEERS